Proteins found in one Arachis stenosperma cultivar V10309 chromosome 8, arast.V10309.gnm1.PFL2, whole genome shotgun sequence genomic segment:
- the LOC130946797 gene encoding SHUGOSHIN 2-like isoform X3 has product MAGERSTAKKTIIGSLMRKKLSDITNSSHHLQEQQKPPEDTTSSNSADKDCIQQLLKERMTLLKLLAEKNKIIEWTKAEMQMLRGNVQKLQVQNWNLAQSNTHMLAELNLGRERIKALQHELVWRAALFKGTKTNTEVVVEKVEMKNGNLADDGDDEAGKPSPEASYHKKRNMNNRRRSIRRRSTPSPKNPPKTRQKDKGEPLEELFEIEDGSFVVNVTPSRPKQKAKHVTTQTISASRSSSFRIPFLKS; this is encoded by the exons ATGGCAGGGGAAAGATCAACGGCCAAGAAAACTATCATTGGAAGCTTAATGCGGAAGAAGCTTTCTGACATCACCAACTCCTCACACCACCTTCAAGAACAACAAAAACCACCAGAGGATACTACTTCTTCTAATTCTGCTGATAAGGATTGCATTCAACAACTTCTAAAG gaAAGAATGACTCTGCTGAAGCTCCTAGCTGAGAAAAA TAAAATAATTGAATGGACTAAAGCTGAGATGCAGATGTTAAGAGGCAATGTTCAAAAACTGCAAGTACAGAATTGGAATCTTGCTCAATCAAACACACACATGCTAGCG GAGCTTAATTTAGGAAGGGAAAGG ATAAAAGCATTGCAACATGAACTTGTATGGAGGGCTGCTTTATTTAAAGGGACCAAGACCAACACTGAGGTTGTAGTG GAAAAGGTGGAGATGAAGAATGGAAACTTGGCAGATGATGGAGATGATGAAGCAGGGAAGCCATCCCCAGAAGCTAGCTATCACAAAAAAAGGAACATGAATAATAGAAGAAGATCCATTAGGCGTAGAT CTACTCCTTCCCCAAAGAATCCACCAAAAACTAGACAAAAGGACAAAGGGGAGCCTCTAGAAGAATTGTTTGAGATAGAGGATGGTAGTTTTGTGGTGAATGTCACTCCATCAAGGCCTAAACAAAAAGCAAAACATGTCACAACACAAACAATCTCTGCTTCAAGATCATCTTCCTTCCGAATACCATTTCTAAAATCATAA
- the LOC130946797 gene encoding SHUGOSHIN 2-like isoform X5, whose amino-acid sequence MAGERSTAKKTIIGSLMRKKLSDITNSSHHLQEQQKPPEDTTSSNSADKDCIQQLLKERMTLLKLLAEKNKIIEWTKAEMQMLRGNVQKLQVQNWNLAQSNTHMLAIKALQHELVWRAALFKGTKTNTEEKVEMKNGNLADDGDDEAGKPSPEASYHKKRNMNNRRRSIRRRCKCLHATPSPKNPPKTRQKDKGEPLEELFEIEDGSFVVNVTPSRPKQKAKHVTTQTISASRSSSFRIPFLKS is encoded by the exons ATGGCAGGGGAAAGATCAACGGCCAAGAAAACTATCATTGGAAGCTTAATGCGGAAGAAGCTTTCTGACATCACCAACTCCTCACACCACCTTCAAGAACAACAAAAACCACCAGAGGATACTACTTCTTCTAATTCTGCTGATAAGGATTGCATTCAACAACTTCTAAAG gaAAGAATGACTCTGCTGAAGCTCCTAGCTGAGAAAAA TAAAATAATTGAATGGACTAAAGCTGAGATGCAGATGTTAAGAGGCAATGTTCAAAAACTGCAAGTACAGAATTGGAATCTTGCTCAATCAAACACACACATGCTAGCG ATAAAAGCATTGCAACATGAACTTGTATGGAGGGCTGCTTTATTTAAAGGGACCAAGACCAACACTGAG GAAAAGGTGGAGATGAAGAATGGAAACTTGGCAGATGATGGAGATGATGAAGCAGGGAAGCCATCCCCAGAAGCTAGCTATCACAAAAAAAGGAACATGAATAATAGAAGAAGATCCATTAGGCGTAGATGTAAATGCTTGCACG CTACTCCTTCCCCAAAGAATCCACCAAAAACTAGACAAAAGGACAAAGGGGAGCCTCTAGAAGAATTGTTTGAGATAGAGGATGGTAGTTTTGTGGTGAATGTCACTCCATCAAGGCCTAAACAAAAAGCAAAACATGTCACAACACAAACAATCTCTGCTTCAAGATCATCTTCCTTCCGAATACCATTTCTAAAATCATAA
- the LOC130945743 gene encoding uncharacterized mitochondrial protein AtMg00810-like, whose amino-acid sequence MGELHYFLGIQVTKAKEGSLILSQEKYVGDLLAKAGMTGCKPCTTPLPSSIRLFAFGGPAFTDPRLYRSVVGSLQYLTITRPELSYCVSKVSQFLQHPLEEHWKLVKRVLRYVSGTSTYGLQLHRVKDMIVTAYSDSDWGGDPNDRKSTGAFCVFLGKNLISWSSKKQSVVARSSTEAEYRAMANLVAELLWIKHLLHELKIPLTKAPMIYCDNLSAVLLAANPILHSKSKHFETDLHFVRDHVNNKTIQVSHIPGSVQVADALTKALPSRSFLEFRSMLNITDAKLFFSKSNDKFTKTGTKRSIEDLESREHEEVCKEPTSKERKEED is encoded by the coding sequence ATGGGGGAACTTCACTATTTCCTGGGAATTCAGGTTACAAAAGCTAAAGAAGGGAGCCTGATTCTATCACAAGAAAAGTATGTTGGAGATCTTCTTGCTAAGGCTGGCATGACCGGGTGTAAACCTTGCACTACACCACTACCTTCTTCAATCAGGCTATTTGCATTTGGTGGGCCTGCCTTCACTGATCCACGACTCTATAGATCTGTGGTTGGGAGCTTACAATACCTTACCATCACAAGACCTGAGCTGTCATACTGTGTCAGCAAGGTGTCTCAGTTTCTGCAGCATCCTTTGGAAGAACACTGGAAATTGGTGAAACGTGTACTTCGATATGTCAGTGGAACCTCCACTTATGGATTACAACTGCATAGAGTTAAAGACATGATAGTCACAGCCTATAGTGACTCAGATTGGGGAGGAGATCCAAATGATCGAAAATCTACTGGAGCCTTCTGTGTGTTCTTAGGGAAAAACCTAATCTCATGGAGCTCCAAGAAGCAGTCAGTGGTTGCAAGGTCTAGCACAGAGGCAGAGTATCGAGCAATGGCCAACTTGGTAGCTGAGCTTCTCTGGATCAAGCACCTGCTGCATGAATTAAAAATTCCACTAACCAAGGCTCCAATGATATACTGTGACAATCTTAGCGCCGTTCTCCTAGCAGCTAACCCAATTTTACACTCAAAATCCAAGCATTTTGAGACAGATTTGCACTTTGTCAGGGACCATGTCAATAACAAAACAATACAGGTGAGCCATATCCCAGGGTCGGTACAAGTGGCTGATGCCTTGACTAAGGCTCTGCCAAGCAGGAGCTTCCTGGAGTTTAGAAGCATGCTGAATATTACTGATGCAAAGCTATTTTTCAGCAAGAGTAATGACAAGTTCACCAAAACAGGCACAAAAAGGAGTATAGAAGATTTGGAAAGCAGAGAGCATGAAGAAGTGTGTAAAGAACCAACTagcaaagaaagaaaggaagaagattAG
- the LOC130946797 gene encoding SHUGOSHIN 2-like isoform X2 yields the protein MAGERSTAKKTIIGSLMRKKLSDITNSSHHLQEQQKPPEDTTSSNSADKDCIQQLLKERMTLLKLLAEKNKIIEWTKAEMQMLRGNVQKLQVQNWNLAQSNTHMLAELNLGRERIKALQHELVWRAALFKGTKTNTEEKVEMKNGNLADDGDDEAGKPSPEASYHKKRNMNNRRRSIRRRCKCLHATPSPKNPPKTRQKDKGEPLEELFEIEDGSFVVNVTPSRPKQKAKHVTTQTISASRSSSFRIPFLKS from the exons ATGGCAGGGGAAAGATCAACGGCCAAGAAAACTATCATTGGAAGCTTAATGCGGAAGAAGCTTTCTGACATCACCAACTCCTCACACCACCTTCAAGAACAACAAAAACCACCAGAGGATACTACTTCTTCTAATTCTGCTGATAAGGATTGCATTCAACAACTTCTAAAG gaAAGAATGACTCTGCTGAAGCTCCTAGCTGAGAAAAA TAAAATAATTGAATGGACTAAAGCTGAGATGCAGATGTTAAGAGGCAATGTTCAAAAACTGCAAGTACAGAATTGGAATCTTGCTCAATCAAACACACACATGCTAGCG GAGCTTAATTTAGGAAGGGAAAGG ATAAAAGCATTGCAACATGAACTTGTATGGAGGGCTGCTTTATTTAAAGGGACCAAGACCAACACTGAG GAAAAGGTGGAGATGAAGAATGGAAACTTGGCAGATGATGGAGATGATGAAGCAGGGAAGCCATCCCCAGAAGCTAGCTATCACAAAAAAAGGAACATGAATAATAGAAGAAGATCCATTAGGCGTAGATGTAAATGCTTGCACG CTACTCCTTCCCCAAAGAATCCACCAAAAACTAGACAAAAGGACAAAGGGGAGCCTCTAGAAGAATTGTTTGAGATAGAGGATGGTAGTTTTGTGGTGAATGTCACTCCATCAAGGCCTAAACAAAAAGCAAAACATGTCACAACACAAACAATCTCTGCTTCAAGATCATCTTCCTTCCGAATACCATTTCTAAAATCATAA
- the LOC130946797 gene encoding SHUGOSHIN 2-like isoform X4, with protein sequence MAGERSTAKKTIIGSLMRKKLSDITNSSHHLQEQQKPPEDTTSSNSADKDCIQQLLKERMTLLKLLAEKNKIIEWTKAEMQMLRGNVQKLQVQNWNLAQSNTHMLAIKALQHELVWRAALFKGTKTNTEVVVEKVEMKNGNLADDGDDEAGKPSPEASYHKKRNMNNRRRSIRRRCKCLHATPSPKNPPKTRQKDKGEPLEELFEIEDGSFVVNVTPSRPKQKAKHVTTQTISASRSSSFRIPFLKS encoded by the exons ATGGCAGGGGAAAGATCAACGGCCAAGAAAACTATCATTGGAAGCTTAATGCGGAAGAAGCTTTCTGACATCACCAACTCCTCACACCACCTTCAAGAACAACAAAAACCACCAGAGGATACTACTTCTTCTAATTCTGCTGATAAGGATTGCATTCAACAACTTCTAAAG gaAAGAATGACTCTGCTGAAGCTCCTAGCTGAGAAAAA TAAAATAATTGAATGGACTAAAGCTGAGATGCAGATGTTAAGAGGCAATGTTCAAAAACTGCAAGTACAGAATTGGAATCTTGCTCAATCAAACACACACATGCTAGCG ATAAAAGCATTGCAACATGAACTTGTATGGAGGGCTGCTTTATTTAAAGGGACCAAGACCAACACTGAGGTTGTAGTG GAAAAGGTGGAGATGAAGAATGGAAACTTGGCAGATGATGGAGATGATGAAGCAGGGAAGCCATCCCCAGAAGCTAGCTATCACAAAAAAAGGAACATGAATAATAGAAGAAGATCCATTAGGCGTAGATGTAAATGCTTGCACG CTACTCCTTCCCCAAAGAATCCACCAAAAACTAGACAAAAGGACAAAGGGGAGCCTCTAGAAGAATTGTTTGAGATAGAGGATGGTAGTTTTGTGGTGAATGTCACTCCATCAAGGCCTAAACAAAAAGCAAAACATGTCACAACACAAACAATCTCTGCTTCAAGATCATCTTCCTTCCGAATACCATTTCTAAAATCATAA
- the LOC130946797 gene encoding SHUGOSHIN 2-like isoform X1, producing the protein MAGERSTAKKTIIGSLMRKKLSDITNSSHHLQEQQKPPEDTTSSNSADKDCIQQLLKERMTLLKLLAEKNKIIEWTKAEMQMLRGNVQKLQVQNWNLAQSNTHMLAELNLGRERIKALQHELVWRAALFKGTKTNTEVVVEKVEMKNGNLADDGDDEAGKPSPEASYHKKRNMNNRRRSIRRRCKCLHATPSPKNPPKTRQKDKGEPLEELFEIEDGSFVVNVTPSRPKQKAKHVTTQTISASRSSSFRIPFLKS; encoded by the exons ATGGCAGGGGAAAGATCAACGGCCAAGAAAACTATCATTGGAAGCTTAATGCGGAAGAAGCTTTCTGACATCACCAACTCCTCACACCACCTTCAAGAACAACAAAAACCACCAGAGGATACTACTTCTTCTAATTCTGCTGATAAGGATTGCATTCAACAACTTCTAAAG gaAAGAATGACTCTGCTGAAGCTCCTAGCTGAGAAAAA TAAAATAATTGAATGGACTAAAGCTGAGATGCAGATGTTAAGAGGCAATGTTCAAAAACTGCAAGTACAGAATTGGAATCTTGCTCAATCAAACACACACATGCTAGCG GAGCTTAATTTAGGAAGGGAAAGG ATAAAAGCATTGCAACATGAACTTGTATGGAGGGCTGCTTTATTTAAAGGGACCAAGACCAACACTGAGGTTGTAGTG GAAAAGGTGGAGATGAAGAATGGAAACTTGGCAGATGATGGAGATGATGAAGCAGGGAAGCCATCCCCAGAAGCTAGCTATCACAAAAAAAGGAACATGAATAATAGAAGAAGATCCATTAGGCGTAGATGTAAATGCTTGCACG CTACTCCTTCCCCAAAGAATCCACCAAAAACTAGACAAAAGGACAAAGGGGAGCCTCTAGAAGAATTGTTTGAGATAGAGGATGGTAGTTTTGTGGTGAATGTCACTCCATCAAGGCCTAAACAAAAAGCAAAACATGTCACAACACAAACAATCTCTGCTTCAAGATCATCTTCCTTCCGAATACCATTTCTAAAATCATAA